The following nucleotide sequence is from Candidatus Hydrogenedentota bacterium.
ACCGAAGACGCTGCACTGCGGCATGGGCATCTTTCTCATGCTCTTCACGCACGGGCGGGACGCCCGTGCCACTCCATGCCGCCTCTTCCTCAAGATGCCCCTGCTTCTGGTTCTTCAGCATGTGTCTGCACAGGTCGCGTTCGCGATAGATAACCCCGCACAGATGGCACTTCCCCGCGCGGCAGTCCTGGGCATACTTCAATTCCATCGCGCGCTGCCAGTCCTCGCGGAACCACTGCTTGGGGATCATCACGTCGACATGATCCCACGGCAGGCGCTCTTCCGGGCCGCGCTCGCGCAATTGCCCGCGCCAGTCGTAGCCGGTTTGGTCAATGGCCTTCCACCAATGTGCAATGTCCAGACGCTCTTCCCACGTTTCCAGGCGCGCGCCGTTGCGCCAGGCCGCCTCGAGCAGGTCCGCGGCGCGGCGGTCCGCGCGCGACAACAACCCTTCAATGAACGACGCTTCCGGCGCGTGTCGCCCAAACTTGATATTCGGGTACTTTTTTAGCCTTTCAAGTAATAATGCCTGTTTTCGTCTGATTTCGCCGATGTCGACCTGACGAGACCACTGGAACGGCGTGCACGGCTTCGGAACAAACGTCGAGACGCCCATCCGCACGGCCGCGCGCCGGTTGATGGCCTTGCCCGCTTCCAGCGTGCGGATGCACAGGTCCGCGATGGCTTCGACGTCCTCGTCGCGCTCGGTGGGCAGACCTATCATGAAATACGTCTTCACGTGCGTCCAGCCGCGCCGGAACGCTTCGGCGGCCATGCCGAGCAGTTCCTCGTCGGGGATGAACTTGTTGATGACTGCGCGCAGGCGCGGCGTGGCCGCTTCCGGTGCGAAGGTGAGCCCGCTGCGCCGCACGCCGGACACCATGTCGGCCATTTCGACCGCAAACGAATCAAGCCGCAACGACGGCAACGCGACGGACACGTTTTCCTTGTGCGCGCGCTCGGCGGCCTGCTTCACCAGCGTGCGCGGCCGCGAAAAATCGCACGTCGAGAGCGACACGAGCGTGACGTGCTCGAGACCGGTGTTCGCAAGCGTCTCTTCCATGAGCCGGTCGACCTCGGGCAGCGTGCGCTCGCGCACCGGCCGCGTGACCATGCCCGCCTGGCAGAAGCGGCAGCCCTGCGTGCAGCCGCGCAAGATTTCGAGGCCGACGCCGTCGTGCACCAGCGAGGCATAGGGCACGATGTAT
It contains:
- a CDS encoding TIGR03960 family B12-binding radical SAM protein; amino-acid sequence: MSLGATLINEILPRVEKPSRYLGTEWNSVHKRASDVDLRVCLFFPDLYELGLGNLGLHILYAILNGLDHVWCERGYSPAPDMEAALRARGLPLFMHESKDPLTAADLIGFTLQSELTYTNILNAIDLAGLPLRSKHRADDAPLLFAGGPTVFNPEPLAPFFDFFVIGDGEDAVVELVETIRPLKRAPRREKLEAIAQLPGFYVPESYPMETIGDGSIVPREDGPKIVKRVTRSLDAAKFPARYIVPYASLVHDGVGLEILRGCTQGCRFCQAGMVTRPVRERTLPEVDRLMEETLANTGLEHVTLVSLSTCDFSRPRTLVKQAAERAHKENVSVALPSLRLDSFAVEMADMVSGVRRSGLTFAPEAATPRLRAVINKFIPDEELLGMAAEAFRRGWTHVKTYFMIGLPTERDEDVEAIADLCIRTLEAGKAINRRAAVRMGVSTFVPKPCTPFQWSRQVDIGEIRRKQALLLERLKKYPNIKFGRHAPEASFIEGLLSRADRRAADLLEAAWRNGARLETWEERLDIAHWWKAIDQTGYDWRGQLRERGPEERLPWDHVDVMIPKQWFREDWQRAMELKYAQDCRAGKCHLCGVIYRERDLCRHMLKNQKQGHLEEEAAWSGTGVPPVREEHEKDAHAAVQRLRFRIGRAGEARLLSHLEVKDAWVRALRRAKAPVAYSQGFHQQPRVTFSTACPVGEESEGDYMDVVLRERVAPDFLLARLIASVPPGLDVFEAEEVPVHGPSLMSLVCGFEYT